The genomic stretch GCTGCAAGCGCGCCACGCGCTGTACGGTGCGCAGCAGCTCCAGGTCGCCGGACATGCTGGCCTCCAGCGCCCGGGCTCGCCACACCAGCGCGGCGAAATCCTCGGCCGACAGCAGCACCTCCAGCGGGCGGCGGCGCATCAGGCGGTACAGCGTGCGCAGGCGCGGCGACAGCCGGCGCAGTTGCAACTTCAAAGCCTCGGCCAGCACGGCCTGCTCACGCTCCGCCAGCAGCACGCGCCGGCGGAACACCGCCAGGTCGCCTTCCAGCGAGCGCACGCGCCGGCGGGAGAAGGCGGCCATCTCCTGCATCAGCTCCACGCCCTCCAGCACGGAGAGCTTCTTCGCCTCCACCAACGCCAGCGTCGCGCGCTGCGCGCTCAGCCGCTCACGCACCGCGGCCTGTTCGGCATCCTCGGCCGCCGTCGCCGGAGCCGCCGCCATGGCCGTCGAGGCCCACAGCCCCAGTGCCAGCAGGAGGAGGCGCCAGCTCATACGCGGAGGAAGCGCCCCACGGCGACGAAGCTGCCGCCCAGTCCCAGGCCGCAGCCAGCGCACAGCAACTCCAGCGCCAGCCGGGGCTCCACCCATGGCGCCGCGACACCGGGCCCCAACAGGAAGGCGAAGAGCGCGCCCAACGTGGGCCCCAGCATCCGGCCGAAGGCCCACAGCCCCAAGAGCGCCACCGCCGCGCCGAGCACGCCCTGGAGCAGGCCCTCCAGCAGGAAAGGCGCCTTGACGAAGCGGTCCGTGGCGCCCACCAGCTTCTGGATTTCAATCTCGCCGCGCCGCGAATAGATGGCCAGTTGCAGCGTCGCCGCCACGATGACCACGGTGGCGCCCAGCACCACCGCGAAGGCCACCAGCGAGCCGAAGCGCAGCGCCCGGGCGATGGCGGACAGCCGCTGCACCGCCGCTTCACCGTAGTCCACGCCGGCCACGCCAGGCGCCGCTCGCAGCGTCTTCGCCAGCGCCAGGAGCGCGTCCGGGTTGCGCCGCTCCGGCGGCACGCGCAGTTCCAGCGACACTGGCAGCGGGTTCTCCGGCAGCTCCGCCAGCGCCTCGCCCAGGTCGCCCAACTCCGTGCGCAGCCGTGAAAGCGCGGCGTCTGGCGACACCAGCGTCACCTCGCCGCCGCTGAGCGCCAGCACGCGGGCACGCACCCCGTGGACCTCGTCCGCGTCCAGCTCGGGCGCCAGGTACACCGTCACCTCCACCTCGCCGCCGAGCGACGCCAGGAGGTTGTCCAGCACCCGCGCCGCGCCCCGGGCCATGCCCGCGGAGAACAGGGCGATGGCGATGGTCGTCACCGCGATGAAGTGCACGAAGGGCGAATGCTTCAGCCCCACCGCCGCCGAGCGGCAGAAGTACGCCACCTTCGACAGCGCGCTCATACCACCATCCGGCGCGCCGCCTTGACGCCGTCCTCGTCGGACACAATCTGCCCGCGCTCCAGGCGCACGGTGCGCTTCTGGTAGCGCGACAGCAGCGTCGCATCGTGCGTGGCCACCATCACCGTGGTGCCGCGCACGTTGACCTGCGTGAGCAGGTCCATGATTTCGACGGTGAGCGCCGGGTCCAGGTTGCCGGTGGGCTCGTCCGCCAGGAGGATGGTGGGGTCATTGACGAGCGCCCGCGCGATGACGACGCGCTGCTGCTCTCCACCCGACAGGCGCAGGGGGTAGGAGTCCGCCTTGTGCTCCAACCCCACCAGCTTGAGCATGCGCCGCACCTTCTCGCGCGCCTCCGCGCGGGGCACGCCCAACACGTCCAGCGTGAAGGACACGTTGTCCTCCACCGTCCGGTGCGGCAGCAGCTTGAAGTCCTGGAACACCACCCCGATGTTGCGCCGCAGGTACGGCACCGCGGACTCACGGATGCGGGCGATGTTGCGGCCGCCCACGAGAATCTGCCCCTTGGTGGCCTTCTCCGCGCAGAAGATGAGCTTCAGCAGCGTCGTCTTCCCCGCGCCCGAAGGGCCCGTGAGGAACACGAACTCGCCCTTCTCCACGTTGAGGTTGATGTCCGACAACACCGGTGGGTCGCCGGGATACGCCTTATATACGTGGAAGAACTGAATCATGGCGGCGGGCGGAAGGCCGCCAACCTAGCACGCCCGGGCGGCATCCCCCACGCACGCCCCGCGAGAGGGATTCCTGCCCGTTCGCCCAGGCCGCACGAATATCTGGAGCGATGTCCGGATGGGCACGCCAGGCGCCCACATCCGGAAGACCGCGTGGGCGGGCTACTGCTCGCCTTCGCCCGCCAGGTAGCTGAGGATGACCTCGTCGAGGCTCTTCTCCGAGATGAGGTCCTCGCCGAAGAGCGTCTCCACGCCAATCTCGTTGATCTTCGGCTTCTCCTTGAGGGCGCGCGCCGCGGCGACCTCCGGAGGAACCACCACGGGCGCGGGAACCGCCACGGGCGGAGGAGGCGGAGGCGGCCGCTGCGCCATGGACTGGCCAGGCTGCAGCTTCACCTGCGCCGGGTCCGTATCCGCCGCGAGCTGACCGGGCTGGTAGCTGCGCGCGGTGGACTCGTAGCTGTCGTACACCCCGTTGATGAGGTTGCGCAGCATCTCCTTGTGCTGCTCCTCCATCAACTCACGCACGACCTCCGCGAGGTTCTCCGCGTTGAGGATGTCCGCGTAGGACGTCTTCTTCGACGCGAGGATGTTCCCGCCCACGAACAGGTGGGTGATGATGTGGGGGTTGTTGACGCCCGAGTCCTCGGTCTGGACGTGGTAGACCTTCCCCTTGTGCTTGATGTTGTGATTGAAGCCGGTGACGGCTTTTTCGAAGGTTTTCGTCATCGCCGAGGTCGCGGACCGTACCAGCCGCATCCGCACGACACAAGGTAAGCGTGACCTGCTCTCGTCCTTCGTGCTGCCACACGCACACGAGTGACTCCCTGGCCCACCAGCCGTGCAGGCCACGGCGATTGCCCGGCAGTTCCGTTGAAAAGCTGAAAGCGGCTGGGATACGTACAGGCTGACGGACGGGGTTCTCGACCCCCCCACCAACGGCGAGGACGCCCGGATGAAGACCCAAGAGATTGAAAAGAAGGTGCGCCAGCAAGACGCCCAGGTGCTGGCCCAGGGGTACTCGCCCGCCATCCGCGCGATGGAGATTGCCGCCATCGTCTCCTTCGTCTCCCTGGAGGTGGCGCTGGTGTACCGGCTGTGGGGCAACCCCTATGCGGGCACGTGGCTGCTGCTCAGCGCGGTGCTGCTGGGCTACCTCGCCGCGGACTTCGTCTCCGGCTTCGTCCACTGGATGGGCGACACGTGGGGCTCCACGGAGATGCCGCTGCTGGGCAAGGCGCTCATCCGCCCCTTCCGCGAGCACCACGTGGACGAGAAGGCCATCACCCGCCACGACTTCGTGGAGACCAACGGCAACAACTGCCTCATCTCCCTGCCGGTGGCCATCATGGCCCTGTGCATGCCCATGAGCGGCCCGGGCTGGGTGTTCTGCGCGTC from Myxococcus xanthus encodes the following:
- a CDS encoding cell division protein FtsX: MSALSKVAYFCRSAAVGLKHSPFVHFIAVTTIAIALFSAGMARGAARVLDNLLASLGGEVEVTVYLAPELDADEVHGVRARVLALSGGEVTLVSPDAALSRLRTELGDLGEALAELPENPLPVSLELRVPPERRNPDALLALAKTLRAAPGVAGVDYGEAAVQRLSAIARALRFGSLVAFAVVLGATVVIVAATLQLAIYSRRGEIEIQKLVGATDRFVKAPFLLEGLLQGVLGAAVALLGLWAFGRMLGPTLGALFAFLLGPGVAAPWVEPRLALELLCAGCGLGLGGSFVAVGRFLRV
- the ftsE gene encoding cell division ATP-binding protein FtsE, whose translation is MIQFFHVYKAYPGDPPVLSDINLNVEKGEFVFLTGPSGAGKTTLLKLIFCAEKATKGQILVGGRNIARIRESAVPYLRRNIGVVFQDFKLLPHRTVEDNVSFTLDVLGVPRAEAREKVRRMLKLVGLEHKADSYPLRLSGGEQQRVVIARALVNDPTILLADEPTGNLDPALTVEIMDLLTQVNVRGTTVMVATHDATLLSRYQKRTVRLERGQIVSDEDGVKAARRMVV
- the carF gene encoding plasmanylethanolamine desaturase, whose translation is MKTQEIEKKVRQQDAQVLAQGYSPAIRAMEIAAIVSFVSLEVALVYRLWGNPYAGTWLLLSAVLLGYLAADFVSGFVHWMGDTWGSTEMPLLGKALIRPFREHHVDEKAITRHDFVETNGNNCLISLPVAIMALCMPMSGPGWVFCASFLGAMIFWVMATNQFHKWSHMDSPPALVGFLQRVHLILPPDHHRIHHTKPYNKYYCITVGWMNKPLTMVHFFPTAERLITWATGLLPRQDDIGAEAARALVVAAGGSEAPVVQAAKELLTQATVQEKPASTRP